TTTGGAGATCATCCCCACGGATTGGCAGACCTCGTTGCCCCAGCTGGTAGCGTCGCCCAACGCACACGGCTGCCTTGGCGGCTCTGCCGAACATTCCTGAGTCCAGGATATGGCATATGCACCGGCTGGTGCAAAGACACAATCAAGACACAAAGCGCCCAGGCAGTTTCCTACTCCAACACCAGCCGCCCTTCAACCCGTGCGCCACCGTGCCTCGGCACCGCTTGTACCGCCTTACCCTTGGCGAGAGCGCATATACGCATCCACGGCTTCCTGGAGAGTCCGGGCCGCGAGATGGGCGCAATGCTCCTTGTCCTCGGGCAATCCGCCGAGATATTCCAGGATCTCCCCGGCCTGAAGCGACGCCGCCTCCTCCAGGGATTTGCCGCAGGCCAGTTCACAGGCCACACACCCACTGACGATACTCGGTCCACACCCGTCGGTCCAGAAGCGCGCCTCGTGGATCCGGCCCTCCCGGACCAAAATTTCGATCTGGATCGAATCCCCGCACTCGCCGGTCAGATCGCCTACCCCGTCGGGCTGGGAAAAAGTGCCGACATGGATCGGATTACGCCACAAGGCATACGCCGTATCGCCGAGGTACGTCTGCGCGTCCTGATCCGCCTCATCCTGGATGTCCGCCAGAATAGAATCCAATGTATCCAT
The sequence above is drawn from the Desulfohalobium retbaense DSM 5692 genome and encodes:
- a CDS encoding iron-sulfur cluster assembly scaffold protein NifU, with protein sequence MDTLDSILADIQDEADQDAQTYLGDTAYALWRNPIHVGTFSQPDGVGDLTGECGDSIQIEILVREGRIHEARFWTDGCGPSIVSGCVACELACGKSLEEAASLQAGEILEYLGGLPEDKEHCAHLAARTLQEAVDAYMRSRQG